The following proteins are encoded in a genomic region of Pelodictyon phaeoclathratiforme BU-1:
- a CDS encoding ribose-phosphate pyrophosphokinase, producing MAKPIKIFAGRSNPALAEKIAKYLDMPLGNAKVENFSDGEISVNYFESIRGSDMFIIQSTNPPGDNLMELLIMIDAARRSSAARITAVIPYYGYARQDRKDRPRVAITAKLVANLLTKAGAHRILTMDLHAPQIQGFFDIPFDHLYSSVILIDHIREREFRDNLVVASPDVGGVKLARKFAEELGTDLVIVDKRRPAANVAEVMNIIGDVNGKNVLLVDDMIDTAGTIVNAAKAIREAGGLKIYAAATHPILSGPAIKRIDASILEKVIVTDSVVTNHEYSAKIETVTVSNLIGEAIKRIYEDDSVSCLFDSKNIIEKLTNLH from the coding sequence CATGCCCCTTGGCAACGCAAAAGTCGAAAACTTTTCTGACGGGGAAATTTCGGTAAACTATTTTGAATCGATCCGTGGATCGGATATGTTCATTATTCAGTCCACCAATCCGCCAGGCGACAACCTGATGGAGTTGCTGATCATGATTGATGCTGCCAGAAGATCTTCAGCAGCAAGAATCACCGCAGTAATTCCCTATTACGGCTACGCCCGTCAGGACAGAAAAGATCGTCCCCGTGTCGCCATCACAGCAAAGCTCGTAGCAAACCTGCTCACCAAAGCAGGAGCACACAGAATTCTTACCATGGATCTGCATGCCCCGCAGATTCAGGGCTTTTTTGATATCCCGTTTGATCACCTCTACTCCAGTGTAATTCTGATCGATCATATCCGCGAAAGAGAATTTCGTGACAACCTCGTCGTCGCCTCCCCTGATGTCGGAGGTGTCAAACTTGCCCGCAAATTTGCTGAAGAGCTCGGTACCGACCTCGTGATTGTCGACAAACGCCGCCCTGCAGCCAACGTTGCTGAAGTAATGAACATTATCGGTGATGTTAACGGCAAAAACGTCCTCCTTGTTGACGACATGATCGACACTGCAGGCACCATTGTCAATGCAGCAAAAGCAATCCGTGAAGCTGGTGGCCTTAAAATCTATGCCGCAGCAACACACCCGATTCTTTCCGGACCAGCAATCAAAAGAATCGACGCATCAATACTTGAAAAGGTGATCGTAACCGATTCGGTCGTCACCAATCACGAATATTCAGCGAAAATTGAGACTGTAACCGTCAGCAATCTCATCGGTGAAGCTATCAAGCGTATTTACGAAGATGATTCTGTAAGCTGCCTGTTCGACAGCAAGAATATCATCGAAAAACTTACGAACCTTCATTAA
- a CDS encoding 50S ribosomal protein L25/general stress protein Ctc encodes METIVLGVEPRVIKKKNAEKLRKNGIVPGVIYHKGEETIAISVNELALRKLVHSAESHIIDLQFPDGKIKRSFIKDVQFHPVTDRIIHTDFQLFSAEEIIELEVPVAVSGESAGVEKGGKLLIILHALTIKGKPEDMPDHLVVDVTALEIGHSIHVKEIPLDAYTGLQIMDDPDTPVITVLASKKEAEATPEAAVATAS; translated from the coding sequence ATGGAAACAATTGTATTAGGTGTAGAACCTCGCGTTATCAAAAAGAAAAATGCAGAAAAGCTGCGCAAGAACGGCATAGTCCCCGGTGTTATCTATCATAAAGGCGAAGAGACCATTGCTATAAGCGTCAATGAACTGGCACTCAGAAAATTGGTTCATTCAGCCGAATCACATATTATTGATCTTCAGTTCCCTGACGGAAAAATCAAACGTTCTTTTATCAAGGATGTTCAGTTTCACCCGGTTACTGACAGAATCATTCACACCGACTTCCAGCTCTTCTCTGCTGAGGAGATCATTGAACTCGAAGTACCGGTTGCTGTTTCCGGTGAAAGTGCCGGCGTTGAAAAAGGCGGAAAACTGCTGATTATCCTCCATGCGCTCACCATCAAAGGCAAACCGGAAGATATGCCCGACCACCTTGTTGTCGATGTTACGGCACTTGAAATCGGTCATTCAATCCATGTCAAAGAGATCCCCCTGGACGCCTATACCGGCCTGCAGATCATGGATGATCCCGACACTCCGGTCATTACCGTTCTTGCATCGAAAAAAGAGGCTGAAGCCACTCCCGAAGCGGCTGTCGCAACAGCAAGCTGA